A window of Deinococcus radiopugnans ATCC 19172 contains these coding sequences:
- a CDS encoding ArsC/Spx/MgsR family protein, which yields MSAPQVQVFGTKKSKETRAAERFFKERKVKIHFVDLTQRPIAKGELMRFVQKFGLNALLDLEGKAYERSNLAYLRTTEEGVIAKVIETPELLRLPLVRGGKVLSVGEDLRSWKAMLEQE from the coding sequence ATGAGCGCCCCTCAGGTTCAGGTCTTCGGCACGAAAAAAAGCAAGGAAACCCGCGCCGCCGAGCGCTTCTTCAAAGAGCGCAAGGTCAAGATTCATTTTGTGGATCTGACGCAGCGCCCCATTGCGAAGGGCGAACTGATGCGCTTCGTGCAGAAGTTTGGGCTGAATGCCCTGCTGGACCTGGAAGGCAAGGCCTACGAGCGCAGCAATCTGGCATACCTGCGCACCACCGAAGAAGGCGTCATCGCCAAAGTGATCGAGACGCCCGAACTGCTGCGCCTGCCGCTGGTGCGCGGCGGCAAGGTGCTCAGCGTGGGCGAGGATCTGCGCAGCTGGAAGGCCATGCTGGAGCAGGAATAA
- a CDS encoding S4 domain-containing protein, with translation MKQKLSTLVAQARGGRVVRTGFMDGDEIDRRLLNDEEVRHRIAGGFPDARRVVLTLHPAHIPEVDAGVMVLRLTPAQAAPAWDEQDFLVQLRRLELNEEQLGDVREERGSFLIAATGKAAQTLEGLTALGGRDVAVEEVGETAGRGSKIREVVVSSMRVDVVGAKGFGVSRAYFQQGIDGGKVRLNGGPARASSDIREGDSLSADGLGRIDFKRVVNETRRGNYKVELEVHK, from the coding sequence ATGAAGCAGAAACTCTCCACATTGGTGGCCCAGGCGCGCGGAGGCCGCGTGGTCCGCACCGGATTCATGGACGGCGACGAGATCGACCGCCGCCTGCTGAACGACGAAGAGGTGCGCCACCGCATCGCCGGGGGCTTTCCCGACGCGCGCCGGGTGGTGCTGACCCTGCACCCCGCCCACATCCCCGAAGTCGATGCGGGCGTCATGGTGCTGCGCCTGACCCCGGCCCAGGCCGCCCCCGCGTGGGACGAGCAGGATTTCCTGGTGCAGCTGCGCCGCCTGGAACTGAACGAGGAGCAGCTGGGCGACGTGCGCGAGGAACGCGGCAGCTTTCTGATCGCCGCCACCGGGAAAGCCGCCCAGACCCTTGAAGGGTTGACCGCGCTGGGAGGCCGCGACGTTGCGGTTGAGGAAGTCGGCGAGACCGCCGGCCGGGGCAGCAAGATCCGTGAGGTGGTGGTGTCCTCCATGCGTGTGGACGTGGTGGGGGCCAAGGGCTTTGGCGTCAGCCGGGCATATTTTCAGCAGGGCATCGACGGCGGCAAGGTCAGGCTCAACGGCGGCCCGGCCCGTGCCAGCAGCGACATCCGTGAAGGCGACAGCCTCAGCGCCGACGGACTGGGCCGCATTGACTTCAAGCGCGTGGTCAACGAGACGCGGCGCGGCAACTACAAGGTGGAACTTGAAGTCCACAAATAA
- the zapE gene encoding cell division protein ZapE, whose amino-acid sequence MIDLLARNPAPDPAALTAELAPSARFEDVRFETYRPNADYPSQAEARASLGSFVGAAQNKPSGLRLFRRRRPEGKGLYLDGGFGVGKTHLLASAYHASDGIRAIMSFQDLMYLIGALGMTRAVDAFRGHDLLLIDEFELDDPGNTHMANTFLGQLMPGGTSVIATSNTEPGALGQGRFNANDFQRQIQGIAERFETRRLDGPDFRQRGTRPEDVFSGAEYAAWQAAQTPETLAVLSHRDLNRHLLKIHPSRFAGLLSGVGAVGVLDLVPMTDQNVALRFVHFIDKLYDLGLPAAFTGIPLAALFNDTYRHGAYAKKYSRCLSRLSELLRESRQTLPV is encoded by the coding sequence ATGATCGACCTGCTCGCCCGCAACCCCGCCCCCGATCCCGCAGCGCTGACGGCAGAACTTGCCCCCAGCGCCCGCTTTGAGGACGTCCGCTTCGAGACGTATCGCCCCAACGCCGACTACCCCAGTCAGGCCGAGGCCCGCGCCAGCCTGGGGTCATTCGTGGGGGCGGCGCAGAACAAACCCAGCGGTCTGCGTCTGTTCCGCCGTCGCCGCCCAGAGGGCAAGGGTTTGTACTTGGACGGCGGCTTCGGCGTGGGCAAGACGCACCTGCTGGCCAGCGCCTACCACGCCTCGGACGGCATCCGCGCGATCATGAGCTTTCAGGATCTGATGTACCTGATCGGCGCCCTGGGCATGACCCGCGCCGTGGATGCCTTCCGGGGCCACGATCTGCTGCTGATCGACGAGTTCGAGCTGGACGATCCCGGCAACACCCACATGGCCAACACTTTTCTGGGCCAGCTGATGCCCGGCGGCACGTCCGTGATCGCCACCAGCAACACCGAACCCGGCGCGCTGGGCCAGGGCCGCTTCAATGCCAACGACTTTCAGCGCCAGATTCAGGGCATCGCCGAACGCTTCGAGACGCGCCGCCTGGACGGCCCCGACTTTCGCCAGCGCGGCACCCGGCCCGAGGACGTGTTCTCGGGGGCGGAATACGCGGCGTGGCAGGCGGCCCAGACTCCCGAAACGCTGGCCGTGCTCAGCCACCGTGACCTGAACCGCCACCTGCTCAAGATTCACCCCAGCCGTTTCGCCGGATTGCTGTCGGGTGTCGGCGCGGTGGGCGTGCTGGATCTGGTGCCGATGACCGATCAGAACGTTGCCCTGCGGTTCGTGCATTTCATCGATAAGCTCTACGATCTGGGATTGCCTGCCGCCTTCACAGGAATCCCCCTGGCGGCCCTGTTTAACGACACGTACCGCCACGGCGCCTACGCCAAGAAGTACAGCCGCTGCCTGTCACGCCTTTCCGAACTGCTGCGCGAATCGCGCCAGACCCTCCCAGTCTGA
- a CDS encoding aldose epimerase family protein translates to MTPDLETRRWGTLPDGQDVGLFVLRAPNGLTVTLGEYGARLLRVQVPDRHGVPGDVLLGHPDLEVYLTQEDALYFGATIGRVANRIARGRFKLDGTAYRLPINDPPNHLHGGPGGFHSVKWLGTPTTGEGGTRGVTFCLHSPDGEDGYPGAVDVTARYTLSDDGVLTLECWADTDAPTPLSLTNHAYWNLADGGAGSVLDHTLSLPASEFLAVDDTAIPTAMLGVAGTPFDFREGKTLGQDIAAPSPQLQGAGGYDHHFVLPDSGGELRRAAALADPGSGRQLEVWTTEHGVQLYSGNFLSGQVVGWAGARYRQHSAVCLETQQAPDAVNQPWLDRLGTGSVIVRPGQQYRTQTQWRFSAHPE, encoded by the coding sequence ATGACCCCTGACCTTGAGACGCGGCGCTGGGGCACGCTGCCGGACGGCCAGGACGTTGGGCTGTTCGTCCTGCGCGCACCAAACGGGCTGACCGTGACCCTGGGCGAGTACGGCGCACGCCTGCTGCGGGTGCAGGTGCCGGACCGCCACGGCGTCCCCGGCGACGTGTTGTTGGGGCATCCCGATCTGGAGGTGTACCTGACGCAGGAGGACGCGCTGTACTTTGGCGCCACGATTGGCCGGGTGGCCAACCGCATTGCGCGCGGGCGCTTCAAGCTGGACGGCACGGCGTATCGGCTGCCCATCAACGACCCGCCCAACCATCTGCACGGCGGTCCCGGCGGCTTTCATTCGGTGAAGTGGCTGGGCACGCCTACCACCGGCGAGGGTGGAACGCGCGGGGTGACGTTTTGCCTGCACAGCCCGGACGGTGAGGACGGCTATCCAGGCGCCGTGGACGTGACCGCCCGCTACACCCTGAGCGACGACGGTGTCCTGACGCTGGAGTGCTGGGCGGACACCGACGCACCCACGCCCCTCAGCCTGACCAACCACGCGTACTGGAACCTGGCGGACGGCGGCGCGGGCAGCGTGCTGGACCACACCCTGAGTCTGCCCGCCTCAGAGTTTCTGGCGGTGGACGACACGGCGATTCCGACAGCCATGCTGGGCGTGGCGGGCACCCCCTTCGATTTCCGGGAGGGCAAAACGCTGGGCCAGGACATCGCCGCGCCCAGCCCCCAGCTTCAGGGGGCGGGCGGCTATGACCACCACTTTGTGCTGCCGGACAGCGGGGGCGAACTGCGCCGGGCGGCCGCCCTGGCTGATCCCGGCAGCGGACGCCAACTGGAAGTCTGGACCACGGAACACGGCGTGCAGCTCTACAGCGGCAACTTCCTGAGCGGTCAGGTGGTCGGCTGGGCCGGGGCACGTTACCGGCAGCACTCGGCAGTGTGCCTTGAAACCCAGCAGGCCCCCGACGCGGTGAACCAGCCCTGGCTGGACCGTCTGGGCACAGGCTCGGTGATCGTGCGGCCCGGCCAGCAGTACCGAACGCAAACCCAATGGCGTTTTTCAGCGCACCCGGAATGA
- a CDS encoding ThuA domain-containing protein yields MTSPNALRLTVWNEYRHELENPAVSAHYPQGIHAVIAEGLRAHGFESVQTATLDEPEHGLTDEVLNNTDVLLWWGHKAHGDVSDEIAAKVVARVLDGMGLIVLHSGHFSKPFKTLMGTGCDLKWREAGERERLWVVNPAHPIAQGVGEHITLEHEEMYGEHFDIPAPDELVFVSWFAGGEVFRSGCTFTRGGGKIFYFRPGHETFPTYHNSEIQRVIANAARWAMPTASAPRSFGHRPEPLEKL; encoded by the coding sequence ATGACATCACCCAATGCGCTCCGCCTGACCGTCTGGAACGAGTACCGTCACGAGCTGGAAAACCCCGCCGTCAGCGCCCACTACCCGCAAGGTATTCATGCCGTGATTGCCGAGGGCCTGCGGGCGCACGGTTTTGAGAGCGTTCAGACCGCCACCCTGGACGAGCCGGAACACGGCCTCACCGACGAGGTGCTGAACAACACCGACGTCCTGCTGTGGTGGGGGCACAAGGCGCACGGCGACGTGTCCGACGAGATAGCGGCGAAGGTGGTGGCCCGCGTGCTGGACGGCATGGGCCTGATCGTGTTGCACTCGGGGCACTTCAGCAAGCCGTTCAAGACGCTGATGGGCACGGGCTGCGACCTGAAGTGGCGTGAGGCCGGCGAGCGGGAGCGGCTGTGGGTGGTCAATCCGGCGCACCCCATCGCGCAGGGCGTGGGCGAACACATCACGCTGGAGCACGAGGAGATGTACGGCGAGCACTTCGACATCCCCGCCCCCGACGAGCTGGTCTTCGTGAGCTGGTTTGCGGGCGGCGAGGTGTTCCGCAGCGGTTGCACCTTCACGCGCGGGGGCGGCAAGATCTTCTACTTCCGGCCCGGCCACGAGACCTTCCCCACCTACCACAACTCCGAAATTCAGCGGGTGATTGCCAACGCCGCACGCTGGGCCATGCCGACGGCCAGTGCGCCGCGTTCGTTCGGGCACCGTCCTGAACCTCTGGAAAAGCTATGA
- the ruvB gene encoding Holliday junction branch migration DNA helicase RuvB: protein MTEPLDAALRPKSLTEYVGQEKLKDKLTVYLQAARGRKEALDHTLLFGPPGLGKTTLAHIIAAELGVNIRVTSGPAIEKPGDLAAILTNSLEEGDVLFIDEIHRLGRVAEEHLYPAMEDFKLDIVLGQGPAARTIELPLPRFTLVGATTRPGLISAPMRSRFGIIEHLEYYTAEEIATNLLRDARLLGFGLAEDAALEIGARSRGTMRIAKRLLRRVRDYAEVAGEGTIELERSYSALDKLGLDAAGLDDRDKKYLETLIHRFAGGPVGVDTLATAISEDALTLEDVYEPYLIQLGFIKRTPRGRVATAHAYDHLGLPVGGADGDLGLYTN from the coding sequence ATGACCGAACCGCTCGACGCCGCGCTGCGGCCCAAGTCACTGACCGAATACGTGGGCCAGGAGAAGCTGAAGGACAAGCTGACCGTGTATCTCCAGGCCGCCCGTGGGCGCAAGGAGGCGCTGGATCACACGCTGCTGTTCGGGCCTCCGGGGCTGGGCAAGACCACCCTGGCGCACATTATTGCCGCCGAACTGGGCGTGAACATCCGCGTGACCTCCGGCCCGGCGATTGAAAAGCCCGGCGATCTGGCGGCCATTCTGACCAACAGCCTGGAAGAGGGCGACGTGCTGTTCATCGACGAGATCCACCGGCTGGGGCGGGTGGCCGAGGAGCACCTGTACCCGGCGATGGAGGACTTCAAGCTGGACATCGTGCTGGGCCAGGGGCCGGCAGCGCGAACCATCGAGCTGCCGCTGCCGCGCTTCACGCTGGTGGGCGCCACGACGCGGCCCGGACTGATCAGCGCGCCGATGCGGTCGCGTTTCGGGATCATCGAGCACCTGGAGTACTACACCGCCGAGGAAATCGCCACCAACCTGCTGCGCGACGCCCGGCTGCTGGGCTTCGGGCTTGCGGAGGACGCCGCGCTGGAAATCGGCGCCCGCTCACGCGGCACCATGCGCATTGCCAAGCGGCTGCTGCGCCGGGTGCGCGACTACGCTGAGGTGGCCGGGGAGGGCACCATCGAGCTGGAGCGTTCCTACAGCGCGCTGGACAAACTGGGGCTGGACGCGGCGGGACTGGACGACCGCGACAAGAAGTACCTGGAAACGCTGATCCACCGCTTTGCGGGCGGGCCGGTGGGAGTGGACACGCTGGCCACCGCCATTTCCGAGGACGCGCTGACTCTGGAAGACGTGTACGAGCCGTACCTGATCCAGCTGGGCTTTATCAAGCGCACGCCGCGCGGCCGGGTGGCAACGGCGCACGCCTATGACCACCTGGGGCTGCCGGTAGGCGGGGCGGACGGGGATCTGGGGCTGTACACGAACTGA
- a CDS encoding carboxylesterase/lipase family protein has protein sequence MIRPLQTLVLSALACFSLAHAQSSVTVQTRQGAVVGQQTGVRTFLGLPYAAPPVGNLRWKPPQPAAAWSTPRDASRFGGECAQTVLALFALPGETPGAVKGQEDCLYLNVYAPNGATPQSKLPVMVWIHGGAYTAGSASAYDGRVLAQKNNIVVVTLNYRLGALGWLSLAALGAEDGGGGGQSGNYGLLDQQAALRWVQDNITAFGGDPGRVTIAGESAGGMSVCAHLASPESAGLFRGAIIQSGLCTSPGNSVTLADAQSRNQKYATNLDCKADDLTCLRAAPVEKLLKTKVPGLRPASNLVWSPVYASALLPLTLREAFGTGQFNRVPVMNGTTHDEGRLFVSVASPDGKPISPVVYWGGTGLTVGAANTVKVLNQYPYRNFGTPALAFATMFTDAVFSCPSLRVDAALSKFVPVYAFEFDDPNAVTVIKTPPDLPGLGSHHSSSLAYAFQSKVDALGDAADFTPAQRQLSDAFSAAWVSFIKTGKPASADWKTFDPARNNVQVFTPDGVRESILFSNDHRCPFWLPLDLQ, from the coding sequence ATGATCCGTCCGCTTCAAACGCTGGTTCTCTCGGCCCTGGCCTGCTTTTCCCTGGCCCACGCGCAGTCGTCCGTGACGGTGCAGACCCGGCAGGGCGCTGTCGTGGGCCAGCAGACGGGTGTCCGCACCTTCCTGGGCCTTCCCTATGCCGCGCCGCCCGTGGGGAATCTGCGCTGGAAGCCCCCGCAGCCCGCCGCTGCCTGGAGTACGCCGCGCGACGCCAGCCGCTTTGGTGGCGAGTGCGCCCAGACGGTGCTGGCGCTGTTTGCCCTGCCCGGCGAAACTCCGGGCGCGGTCAAGGGCCAGGAAGATTGCCTGTACCTGAACGTGTACGCGCCGAACGGGGCCACCCCGCAGAGCAAGCTGCCCGTGATGGTCTGGATTCACGGCGGGGCCTACACGGCCGGGTCTGCCAGTGCCTACGACGGCCGCGTTCTGGCCCAGAAAAATAACATTGTCGTGGTGACGCTCAACTACCGGCTGGGCGCGTTGGGCTGGCTCTCGCTGGCCGCCCTGGGCGCCGAGGACGGCGGCGGCGGCGGACAGTCGGGCAACTACGGCCTACTGGATCAGCAGGCGGCATTGCGGTGGGTGCAGGACAACATCACGGCCTTCGGCGGCGATCCGGGCAGGGTCACGATTGCTGGAGAGTCGGCGGGTGGCATGAGCGTCTGTGCCCATCTGGCCTCGCCAGAGTCTGCCGGGCTGTTCCGGGGGGCAATCATTCAGAGCGGCTTGTGCACCAGCCCTGGCAACAGCGTCACGCTGGCCGACGCGCAGAGCCGCAACCAGAAGTACGCCACGAACCTGGACTGCAAGGCCGATGATCTGACCTGCCTGCGTGCTGCGCCCGTGGAGAAACTGCTGAAGACCAAGGTTCCCGGCCTGCGGCCTGCGTCCAATCTGGTGTGGTCTCCGGTGTACGCCTCGGCCCTGCTGCCCCTGACCCTGCGCGAGGCGTTCGGCACCGGGCAGTTCAACCGCGTGCCTGTCATGAACGGCACCACGCACGACGAGGGCCGTCTGTTCGTCTCGGTGGCCTCGCCGGACGGCAAGCCGATCAGCCCGGTGGTGTATTGGGGCGGCACGGGACTCACCGTGGGGGCTGCAAATACCGTCAAGGTCTTGAACCAGTACCCGTACCGCAACTTCGGCACGCCCGCGCTGGCGTTTGCCACCATGTTCACCGACGCGGTGTTCAGTTGCCCGTCGTTGCGGGTGGACGCGGCGCTGTCTAAATTCGTCCCCGTCTACGCCTTCGAGTTCGACGATCCGAACGCCGTCACCGTCATCAAGACCCCGCCAGACCTGCCGGGCCTGGGGTCACATCACTCCAGCAGCCTGGCCTACGCCTTCCAGAGCAAGGTGGACGCGCTGGGTGACGCCGCCGACTTCACGCCCGCCCAGCGTCAGCTCTCGGACGCCTTCAGCGCGGCGTGGGTATCGTTCATCAAGACGGGGAAACCCGCCTCGGCGGACTGGAAAACCTTCGATCCGGCGCGGAACAACGTGCAGGTCTTCACGCCGGACGGGGTGCGGGAAAGCATCCTGTTTTCCAACGATCACCGCTGCCCCTTCTGGCTGCCGCTGGATTTGCAGTAG
- the uraD gene encoding 2-oxo-4-hydroxy-4-carboxy-5-ureidoimidazoline decarboxylase — MTQSPAHVARLSLEAVNALSADAFTTYFAGVLEHSPQYAQAAAARRPFGSADEVADAFRAAVQADSESAQLRLIRAHPDLAGKAALAGELTAESAHEQASAGLDRLTPEEFAEFGRLNDAYHEKFDLPYVVCVRENDKDSIFEGARRRLANTPEQERAAALHEISRIARLRVLDLIADGDGK; from the coding sequence TTGACCCAAAGTCCTGCCCATGTTGCCCGCCTGAGCCTTGAAGCCGTGAATGCCCTGAGCGCTGACGCCTTTACCACCTACTTCGCCGGGGTGCTGGAACACTCGCCGCAGTACGCCCAGGCCGCCGCCGCCCGGCGCCCTTTCGGGAGCGCCGACGAGGTGGCCGACGCTTTTAGGGCCGCCGTGCAGGCCGACTCCGAGAGCGCGCAGCTGCGGCTGATCCGCGCCCACCCGGACCTGGCCGGCAAGGCGGCGCTGGCCGGAGAACTGACCGCCGAGAGCGCCCACGAGCAGGCCTCTGCCGGTCTGGACCGGTTGACCCCCGAGGAATTCGCCGAGTTCGGCCGGCTGAACGACGCGTACCACGAAAAGTTTGATCTGCCCTACGTGGTGTGCGTGCGGGAAAACGACAAGGACAGCATCTTTGAGGGGGCCCGGCGGCGGCTGGCGAACACCCCGGAGCAGGAGCGCGCGGCTGCCCTGCACGAGATCAGCCGGATTGCCCGGCTGCGCGTTCTGGACCTGATTGCTGACGGCGACGGGAAGTAG
- a CDS encoding META domain-containing protein, whose protein sequence is MKSPTILLSAALALASLASAQTPALTTDGAWTLSSLTDGQGTVAPTGMDLPTLSVQGEQISGFAGCNTFTTSGALTGQTFRFGPLATTRKLCAPEQNALETRVLTVLAQARAFARYGETLILTSGTSKAVFKRAGGTEGKVNTPLMATWRLVGAQGSEPLTLTFGEDGRVGGNAGCNNFMGEYSAVDGQLTFGPLASTRRACIDPALNAQEQTFLKDLSEVTGYEVSGSMLRLTTKSGKVLELARPVN, encoded by the coding sequence ATGAAGTCCCCGACCATCCTGCTCAGCGCCGCCCTCGCCCTTGCCTCCCTGGCCTCGGCCCAGACCCCCGCCCTCACGACGGATGGCGCCTGGACCCTGAGCAGCCTGACCGACGGGCAGGGCACCGTCGCTCCCACAGGCATGGACCTTCCCACGCTGAGCGTGCAGGGCGAGCAGATTTCCGGGTTCGCCGGATGCAATACGTTCACGACGTCCGGGGCACTGACCGGGCAGACCTTCCGCTTTGGTCCGCTGGCCACCACCCGCAAGCTGTGCGCGCCCGAGCAGAATGCACTGGAAACGCGCGTCCTGACTGTGCTGGCGCAGGCCCGCGCCTTCGCCCGGTATGGCGAGACCCTCATCCTGACCTCCGGCACGTCGAAGGCGGTCTTCAAAAGGGCAGGCGGGACGGAGGGCAAAGTGAATACACCCCTGATGGCGACCTGGCGACTGGTGGGCGCCCAGGGCAGCGAGCCGCTGACCCTGACCTTCGGCGAGGACGGACGGGTCGGCGGCAACGCCGGCTGCAACAACTTCATGGGCGAGTACAGCGCCGTGGACGGTCAGCTGACCTTCGGGCCGCTGGCGAGCACCCGGCGGGCCTGCATCGATCCCGCGCTGAACGCGCAGGAGCAGACCTTTTTAAAAGACCTCTCGGAAGTGACGGGATACGAGGTTTCTGGCTCGATGCTGAGGCTGACCACCAAGTCCGGCAAGGTGCTGGAACTGGCCCGTCCGGTGAACTGA
- a CDS encoding Gfo/Idh/MocA family protein, translated as MTDAPLNVGIIGAGAISQRHFEGYSHAGAIVTAFAEPHDGTRHRRETEWNARGYADFTKLLEEGEVQAVSICTPNAFHAPAALAALSRGIHVLCEKPLSLDLAACDEMIAAAREGGAILQTGHHLRSSPPVQTAKRLIDEGRLGRVTFMRLRQAHDWGGAPEVRGAFGSRAASGGGTLLDNGCHMMDLARHFGGDVSSISARMATLKFDIEVEDTSIATLDFKGGGFASVENAWTATGWEESFAVYGTEGALECSNRLGKPRLRFVNREFGFGQWGQTDETWYDFATPDNAHVRSVVAFVQSIQSGAPVVCTGEDGRESVRLVLGGYESARTGLPVRW; from the coding sequence ATGACAGACGCCCCGCTGAACGTCGGCATCATCGGTGCGGGGGCGATCTCGCAGCGGCATTTCGAGGGGTACAGTCATGCCGGGGCCATCGTGACGGCTTTCGCCGAGCCGCACGACGGCACCCGGCACAGGCGGGAGACCGAGTGGAACGCACGCGGTTACGCCGACTTCACCAAATTGCTGGAGGAGGGCGAGGTGCAGGCGGTGAGCATCTGCACGCCCAACGCCTTCCACGCCCCCGCCGCGCTGGCCGCCCTGAGCCGGGGCATTCATGTGCTGTGCGAGAAACCGCTGTCCCTGGATCTGGCGGCCTGCGACGAGATGATCGCGGCGGCGCGGGAGGGCGGGGCGATTCTCCAGACCGGACACCACCTGCGCTCCAGCCCCCCGGTGCAGACCGCCAAACGCCTGATCGACGAGGGCCGCCTCGGGCGCGTGACCTTTATGCGGCTGCGGCAGGCCCACGACTGGGGCGGAGCGCCGGAAGTGCGCGGGGCCTTTGGCAGCCGGGCCGCGTCGGGCGGCGGCACGCTGCTGGACAACGGCTGCCACATGATGGATCTGGCGCGGCACTTCGGCGGCGACGTGAGCAGCATCTCCGCCCGCATGGCGACGCTGAAATTCGACATTGAGGTGGAGGACACCAGCATCGCCACCCTGGACTTCAAGGGCGGCGGCTTCGCCAGCGTGGAGAACGCCTGGACGGCCACCGGCTGGGAAGAAAGTTTCGCCGTGTACGGCACCGAGGGCGCGCTGGAATGCAGCAACCGCCTGGGCAAGCCCCGCCTACGCTTCGTCAACCGTGAATTCGGTTTCGGGCAGTGGGGCCAGACCGACGAGACGTGGTACGACTTCGCCACGCCGGACAACGCCCATGTCCGCAGCGTCGTCGCCTTCGTTCAGAGCATTCAGAGCGGCGCGCCCGTCGTCTGTACCGGCGAGGACGGGCGCGAGAGCGTGCGGCTGGTGCTGGGCGGCTACGAGAGTGCGCGGACGGGGCTGCCGGTTCGCTGGTAA
- the dnaJ gene encoding molecular chaperone DnaJ codes for MDYYELLGVTKTSSADEIKSAYRKLALKYHPDRNKEEGAHEKFAQISEAYSVLSDTEKRAHYDRFGSAPGAGMPGGDPFGGMGGAGFDPMDIFEQLFGGMAGGRGRRGPARGDDLETEVQVTLLQARAGEEVEVVVDRLTECEHCHGTKTEPGGKPAKTCPTCSGAGAVRAQARTIFGVVETQQPCPTCRGEGQIIQDPCTVCKGRGRTLKAEKVGVKLPRGIDEGYRIRVSGMGNEGPGGNGDLYVHIEMEPHSELRREQEHLIYPAKIGFAKAALGGHITVPTLDGEQSVEVRPGTQHGELHRLTGQGMPRLQGRGSGDLIVEYDVTVPKPKDLSPEAREALLAYARAVGDEVNEKHEGFLGKVGKIFRGD; via the coding sequence ATGGATTACTACGAACTGCTGGGCGTCACGAAGACTTCAAGCGCCGACGAAATCAAATCTGCCTACCGCAAACTGGCCCTCAAGTACCACCCGGACCGCAACAAGGAGGAGGGCGCGCACGAGAAATTCGCCCAGATCAGCGAGGCGTATTCGGTCCTGAGCGACACCGAGAAACGCGCGCACTATGACCGCTTTGGCTCGGCGCCCGGCGCGGGAATGCCCGGCGGCGATCCCTTCGGCGGCATGGGCGGCGCGGGCTTTGACCCGATGGACATTTTCGAGCAGCTGTTCGGCGGCATGGCCGGCGGGCGCGGGCGGCGCGGCCCGGCGCGCGGCGACGATCTGGAAACCGAAGTGCAGGTCACGCTGCTGCAGGCGCGTGCAGGCGAGGAAGTCGAGGTGGTCGTCGACCGCCTGACCGAATGCGAGCATTGCCACGGGACCAAGACCGAACCCGGCGGCAAGCCGGCCAAGACCTGCCCCACCTGCTCCGGCGCGGGGGCGGTGCGTGCCCAGGCCCGGACCATCTTCGGCGTGGTGGAAACCCAGCAGCCGTGCCCCACCTGCCGGGGCGAGGGCCAGATCATTCAGGACCCCTGCACCGTCTGCAAGGGGCGTGGACGCACCCTCAAGGCCGAGAAGGTGGGCGTTAAGCTGCCGCGCGGCATCGACGAGGGCTACCGCATCCGCGTGTCGGGCATGGGCAACGAGGGGCCGGGCGGCAACGGTGACCTGTATGTGCACATCGAGATGGAACCTCACTCCGAGCTGCGCCGCGAGCAGGAACACCTGATCTACCCGGCCAAAATCGGCTTTGCCAAGGCGGCGCTGGGCGGCCACATCACGGTGCCCACGCTGGACGGCGAGCAGAGCGTGGAGGTCAGGCCCGGCACCCAGCACGGCGAGTTGCACCGCCTGACCGGTCAGGGCATGCCCCGTCTCCAGGGACGCGGCAGCGGCGACCTGATCGTGGAGTATGACGTGACCGTGCCCAAACCCAAAGACCTGTCCCCCGAGGCCCGCGAGGCCCTGCTGGCCTACGCCCGCGCCGTGGGCGACGAGGTCAACGAGAAGCACGAGGGTTTTCTGGGCAAGGTGGGCAAGATCTTCCGGGGCGACTGA